The genomic window CAGACGCAACGGGTCTCTCGGGTGGGTTCGATATGAGCTTGCAATGGACGAACGATGCAGATGTGGCAGCTTCGGCGACAGGATTGTCAGCGGCCCCGTCGTTGCCAACGGCTCTGCGTGAACAGCTTGGGCTTAAGCTTGAGCGTTCCAAAGGCGAAGTTGAAGTGCTTGTGATCGATCACATCGACCGGCCAGGAGCCAACTGAGGTCTAACGGCCTATGCGGAGCCGCTTGGCGAGTTTTTCCGGCAGGCCTGCGAGCAGGATGCGGCCCTGGGCGAGGTCGATGTCGTAGGGCACACGATGGAAAGTGATGGTCTTCTCGTCGCTGTCGTAAATGGCGTATGCAGCGCGGGGGTCGAGATCGCGTGGCTGTCCTACGGAGCCGGGGTTCAACAGATAGCGACGCCCTTCTTCCATCGAGATTGTCCAACAGCAGGGACCGGAACCGCGAAGGTACTTGGGGATCACCGTGAACCAGTGGCCGTCCTGCCAGCCAAAGCCGCCCTGAATGTGGGTGTGGCCAAAGAAGGTGACCTGCTGCTGCATGACCTGCAGCGGTTGCCAGGCGTCGCGAATGTTCAGGATGTAGATGTCTTCATGTACAGGTGAGCCGTGCGCGAGGGAAACATCGGCATTGTCCGCCTTGATGGGCCCGTGCGGGAGCACCTTGAGCCACTCAATGGATTCCGAGGAAAGATGTTCCCGTGTCCACTCCACGGCTTCGCGTGCGGATGGGTTGAAGGTCTCGGCCGACTCGATGCCACTGGCGACCTTATCGTGATTGCCACGCACATTCTGTGTGGCGCGACGACTCATCTGGTCGACGACTTCGTTGGGGCTGGCGCCGTATCCGACCACGTCCCCAAGGTTCCATAGCGCATCCCATGAGCCTGCGTCTTCCAGCACAGCATTGAGTGCTTCAAGATTGCCGTGGATGTCGGAGAGAACGAGTGCGCGCATCAGGAAACAGGGTCTGCGCGGACGCGCGAACCTATCCATGCTACAGGAAGGTAGGCGCAGGACAAGGGTTCAGGGCGCTGCCTGGATTGAAGAAACGCGGCAATGCGGTGTAAGTCATAGTGGATAAGGAGCTTAACGGATTCTGTCAACGATGGCTAACCCACTCCGGCCGAATCCGTTTGTACCCGTTGTGCATTTTATTTCTGGAGCGTATGCTCTGAGAAAGTATTCGGGAGGTACCTCAAGTGCACAAAGGCGCAGACATAGTCGGTTAA from Terriglobus sp. TAA 43 includes these protein-coding regions:
- a CDS encoding metallophosphoesterase; this translates as MRALVLSDIHGNLEALNAVLEDAGSWDALWNLGDVVGYGASPNEVVDQMSRRATQNVRGNHDKVASGIESAETFNPSAREAVEWTREHLSSESIEWLKVLPHGPIKADNADVSLAHGSPVHEDIYILNIRDAWQPLQVMQQQVTFFGHTHIQGGFGWQDGHWFTVIPKYLRGSGPCCWTISMEEGRRYLLNPGSVGQPRDLDPRAAYAIYDSDEKTITFHRVPYDIDLAQGRILLAGLPEKLAKRLRIGR